A single genomic interval of Candidatus Sulfotelmatobacter sp. harbors:
- the flgK gene encoding flagellar hook-associated protein FlgK, with the protein MSGLNAALATALSGLTAEQGALQATTNNVANANTPGYSREVPILVASDPVVIDPLTFGTGVTLQSIESVRDPILESRIQQETQTQGQLSSLVSALSQTQVGFTSSSGDIGTAISSFFASINQLSTSPADLSLRQGVLTAADNLASAFNVTANNLTTQSSSLNGDVEQAVGQINQLTQQIAQLNGQISDLQTAGQSAGTFIDQRTQAIDQLSALVDVSVIPTNNTLTLTTANGIPLVSGEQSFQLSTQPDASGIQHIFSQGNDITSTIASGQLGGLLQARDTQIPAFQNQLDTLAAGLANAVNGVQDAGYDLNGNLGTNLFTPPPSSGAGAAANLSVAITDPTLIAASSDGTTGSNGNAEALYALNNQPVISGQTPTGYYSNLVFDVGNATANATAEQTASSQVLQQLNDQRASISGVSLDQEAANMVQYQQAYSASAQIVTTINDMMYAVIQMTTLTG; encoded by the coding sequence ATGTCAGGACTGAATGCCGCCCTCGCGACCGCTCTCAGCGGCCTGACCGCCGAGCAAGGAGCGCTCCAGGCCACCACGAACAATGTCGCCAACGCGAACACTCCCGGCTATTCGCGGGAAGTTCCCATCCTTGTCGCCAGCGATCCCGTAGTCATCGATCCGCTCACCTTTGGCACTGGCGTTACTCTGCAATCGATCGAAAGCGTGCGCGACCCCATCCTTGAATCCCGCATCCAGCAGGAGACTCAAACTCAAGGACAGTTAAGCTCCCTCGTATCGGCCCTGTCGCAAACTCAGGTCGGCTTTACCAGCAGCAGCGGCGACATTGGCACGGCGATTTCCAGCTTCTTCGCCAGCATCAACCAGCTCTCAACCAGTCCCGCGGACCTGTCGCTGCGCCAAGGCGTGCTGACGGCGGCCGATAACCTGGCCAGCGCCTTCAACGTTACGGCCAACAATCTGACGACGCAGAGCTCCAGTCTCAACGGCGACGTCGAGCAAGCCGTCGGACAGATCAATCAATTGACCCAGCAAATTGCCCAGCTCAATGGTCAGATCAGCGACCTGCAAACCGCCGGGCAAAGTGCCGGAACGTTCATCGACCAGCGCACCCAGGCGATCGACCAGCTCTCTGCCCTGGTCGATGTCTCCGTCATCCCTACCAACAACACCCTGACGCTGACCACGGCCAACGGAATTCCACTGGTCTCAGGAGAGCAGAGCTTCCAGCTCTCCACCCAGCCCGATGCCTCCGGCATTCAGCATATTTTTTCGCAAGGTAACGACATCACATCCACCATCGCTTCCGGACAGCTTGGCGGATTGCTGCAAGCCCGCGACACTCAAATCCCCGCGTTCCAAAACCAGCTCGACACTTTGGCCGCGGGCCTTGCCAACGCCGTCAATGGCGTCCAAGATGCCGGGTACGACCTGAATGGCAATCTTGGCACGAATCTATTCACTCCTCCACCCTCGTCGGGCGCCGGAGCAGCCGCCAACCTTTCTGTGGCCATCACCGATCCCACCCTGATCGCCGCCAGTTCCGACGGCACCACCGGCAGCAATGGCAATGCCGAAGCCCTGTATGCCCTGAACAACCAGCCCGTCATCAGCGGCCAAACTCCCACCGGCTACTACTCCAACCTGGTATTTGACGTGGGCAATGCCACCGCGAACGCGACCGCGGAACAAACGGCCTCCAGTCAGGTCTTGCAGCAGTTGAACGATCAGCGTGCCTCGATTTCCGGCGTCTCTTTAGATCAGGAAGCTGCCAACATGGTGCAGTATCAGCAGGCTTACTCGGCTTCCGCCCAAATCGTTACCACCATCAACGACATGATGTACGCCGTCATTCAAATGACGACCTTAACCGGATAA
- the flgM gene encoding flagellar biosynthesis anti-sigma factor FlgM, whose translation MRTELKSFHSLPILKLQGISTESPRDEGPERRFKVGKKRRSRVGKKRRSRVGKKIDRTEENRQEGAIMRIDPNHAPQLSESNRSTAPSSAATVPASGSAALGGEDQAQLSGAHAQVQALAAQASQLPEIREGRVQSLRQAVQSGLYQLSPEKTASAVFDHLLAASAA comes from the coding sequence TTGCGGACAGAATTAAAGTCTTTTCATTCTCTGCCGATACTTAAATTGCAAGGGATTTCAACAGAATCGCCCCGAGATGAGGGGCCGGAAAGAAGATTCAAGGTCGGAAAGAAAAGAAGATCAAGGGTCGGAAAGAAAAGAAGATCAAGGGTCGGAAAGAAAATAGACCGGACAGAAGAGAACCGGCAAGAAGGGGCCATCATGAGAATCGATCCCAATCACGCACCGCAACTATCCGAATCCAATCGCAGCACCGCACCGAGCTCCGCCGCGACCGTGCCCGCATCTGGCAGTGCAGCCCTTGGCGGCGAAGATCAAGCGCAGCTTTCCGGAGCGCACGCGCAGGTTCAGGCGCTGGCGGCCCAGGCCTCGCAACTTCCAGAAATCCGCGAAGGGCGTGTCCAATCTCTGCGCCAAGCAGTTCAGAGCGGGCTCTATCAATTAAGCCCGGAAAAGACCGCGTCGGCTGTCTTTGATCACTTGCTTGCGGCCTCGGCCGCCTGA
- a CDS encoding flagellar basal body P-ring protein FlgI translates to MMPWRLVSRIIMVAILVTGLAGAENVPPKVLIRDVATVEGVRENSLIGYGLVVGLKGTGDKQQTYFTVQTLASILARMGVQIPSTVLQSTVQVKNVAAVFVTATLPPFSPPGMPLDVMVSSVGDARSLEGGLLLLTPLYAADGQVYAAAQGPVVLGGFTAGSAANSKQVNHPTVGRVPSGGFVERDSGIDLSKLPQITLVLNNADFTTAEHVASVINRDWVMPVATVVDSRRVAISISAVGAMPVPALLARIENLEVEVRRRAKVVVNERTGTVVLGKDVRLGAVSILHGNFSIEVTTAYAVSQPNPLGSGQTEVVPQTKLNATDAPARNVELSEGASVEQLVTRLQAIGATARDVVSILQAIKAAGALEAELEVI, encoded by the coding sequence ATGATGCCCTGGCGCTTGGTTTCGAGAATTATCATGGTGGCCATCCTGGTGACAGGCTTGGCTGGGGCGGAAAACGTTCCTCCGAAAGTATTGATCCGCGACGTGGCCACGGTGGAGGGAGTGCGCGAGAACTCGCTGATCGGCTATGGACTGGTGGTGGGACTCAAAGGGACCGGCGACAAACAGCAGACGTACTTCACGGTGCAGACTCTGGCCAGCATTCTCGCCCGCATGGGCGTGCAGATTCCTTCCACCGTGCTGCAATCCACGGTGCAGGTCAAAAATGTCGCCGCCGTGTTTGTTACGGCAACCTTGCCGCCTTTCTCCCCGCCCGGCATGCCTCTCGACGTCATGGTCTCCTCCGTAGGAGACGCCCGCAGCCTCGAAGGCGGACTACTGCTGCTCACCCCGCTCTATGCCGCTGACGGCCAAGTTTACGCCGCCGCCCAGGGGCCCGTGGTGCTGGGAGGATTCACGGCCGGTTCGGCGGCTAATTCCAAACAGGTAAACCATCCTACCGTGGGCCGCGTTCCCTCCGGCGGATTCGTGGAACGCGACAGCGGCATCGATCTCAGCAAACTGCCGCAGATCACGCTAGTGCTCAATAACGCCGACTTTACCACTGCCGAACACGTCGCCAGCGTCATCAACCGGGACTGGGTCATGCCCGTCGCCACCGTGGTCGACAGCCGGCGGGTCGCAATCAGTATCTCGGCGGTGGGTGCGATGCCGGTCCCGGCCCTGCTGGCCCGCATCGAGAACCTCGAAGTCGAAGTACGGCGCCGCGCCAAGGTCGTGGTCAATGAGCGCACCGGCACCGTGGTCTTGGGCAAAGATGTGCGCCTCGGAGCTGTTTCGATTCTCCACGGCAACTTCTCGATCGAGGTCACGACCGCCTACGCCGTCTCGCAGCCGAATCCTCTCGGCAGCGGCCAGACCGAAGTCGTTCCCCAAACCAAGCTCAATGCCACTGACGCTCCGGCCCGCAATGTCGAACTCAGCGAAGGCGCCAGCGTCGAGCAGTTAGTCACTCGCCTGCAAGCCATCGGAGCCACCGCTCGCGATGTGGTTTCGATCCTGCAGGCGATCAAAGCGGCGGGAGCGCTCGAAGCCGAACTGGAGGTTATCTGA
- a CDS encoding flagellar basal body L-ring protein FlgH yields the protein MPSLRNRIAALLAGAAIVVSAASTSAKTKNANAKRDSLADYLQRVSAKAPDLVPNTTGSLWIDSGRLANMAADYKASRVGDLVTINVTQNLSATSSGDVSTNRSFSASSGIAALPGQLKTTGVANLFSPSSTQALAGKAAADSTTSLSTTLTGRVAAILPTGTLVVEAERQILMNNQHETVILRGLVRPGDLDATNTVASNSVGDLEIEVKGKGIISEGTRPPNLILKWILRIVGF from the coding sequence ATGCCGAGCCTTCGCAACCGAATCGCCGCCCTCTTGGCCGGAGCGGCGATTGTTGTCTCTGCCGCCAGCACATCGGCGAAGACCAAAAATGCAAATGCCAAACGCGATAGCTTAGCCGACTATTTGCAGCGCGTCTCCGCCAAGGCTCCCGACCTCGTCCCCAATACAACGGGCAGCCTTTGGATCGATAGCGGACGGCTGGCCAACATGGCGGCCGACTACAAAGCCTCCCGGGTGGGCGATCTGGTGACTATCAACGTGACCCAGAACCTTTCGGCTACCAGTTCGGGGGATGTTTCGACCAACCGCAGCTTTAGCGCCAGCTCCGGAATCGCCGCCCTACCCGGACAACTGAAGACCACCGGCGTGGCCAATCTGTTTTCGCCGAGTTCGACCCAGGCGCTCGCCGGAAAAGCCGCCGCCGACTCCACTACTTCTCTGAGCACGACGCTCACTGGCCGCGTAGCCGCGATATTGCCCACCGGAACCCTGGTGGTCGAGGCCGAACGCCAGATCCTGATGAACAACCAGCACGAAACCGTCATTCTTCGCGGCCTGGTGCGCCCGGGCGATCTCGATGCGACCAACACCGTGGCTTCCAACAGTGTTGGTGATCTCGAGATTGAGGTTAAGGGCAAAGGCATTATCAGCGAAGGCACGCGGCCGCCCAACCTGATCCTGAAATGGATTCTGCGGATCGTGGGTTTCTAG
- a CDS encoding flagella basal body P-ring formation protein FlgA, translated as MHFFSSSPRIRVLAVLAGFSLLPGLASAEPDCNATVRANVEVGSGEFSLADLLTEDACPPLLRAAALVHLGRAPFAGSVRVFDGDEIRSLLRQTVTGDDHGTKGSIGMPGREPIPARIPQRVTVRRAGARASCAEISRGMFAPAGPVSQSSGSSGSVSPSQSVFQEMLSGTIACGGTARIAQGTPLEFIRTVWDAALESWEISVRCVHPTDCVPFLVRVPGRDSLAEMASSRRRPSSIAATDRTAGKPLGAELVRPGQNVSLLWDQDGIRVLVPAVCLDRGGEGAQVRARIGRGGRTVPAIVVGAGELRSAS; from the coding sequence ATGCATTTCTTTTCTTCGAGCCCACGAATTCGGGTCCTCGCCGTCCTCGCCGGATTTTCACTTCTTCCCGGCCTGGCTTCCGCTGAGCCGGACTGCAACGCAACAGTCCGGGCGAATGTGGAGGTTGGCAGTGGCGAATTCTCTCTGGCCGATCTTTTGACGGAAGACGCCTGCCCGCCGTTACTGCGCGCAGCCGCTCTGGTGCACCTCGGCCGCGCGCCTTTCGCCGGCAGCGTGCGGGTCTTCGACGGCGACGAAATCCGCAGCCTTCTGCGCCAAACCGTAACCGGCGATGACCATGGCACGAAAGGATCCATTGGGATGCCTGGTCGAGAGCCGATCCCCGCACGAATTCCCCAGCGAGTAACGGTCCGGCGCGCCGGCGCGCGGGCATCGTGCGCTGAAATTAGCCGCGGGATGTTTGCGCCGGCAGGTCCGGTTTCGCAGAGTTCGGGTTCGTCGGGTTCAGTTTCGCCAAGCCAATCAGTTTTCCAGGAAATGCTTTCAGGGACAATCGCTTGCGGCGGAACGGCCCGGATTGCGCAGGGAACTCCACTCGAATTTATCCGGACGGTTTGGGATGCCGCGCTCGAGAGTTGGGAGATTTCCGTGCGCTGTGTTCATCCCACCGACTGCGTCCCCTTTCTCGTTCGCGTGCCGGGGCGCGATTCATTGGCGGAGATGGCGTCGTCCAGACGGCGCCCTAGCTCAATTGCTGCCACAGACCGCACCGCCGGGAAGCCTTTGGGCGCAGAACTGGTGCGTCCCGGACAAAACGTCAGCTTGCTCTGGGATCAGGATGGGATTCGCGTGCTGGTTCCCGCCGTTTGCCTCGATCGCGGCGGCGAGGGCGCACAGGTGCGCGCCCGCATCGGGCGCGGTGGGCGCACCGTGCCGGCCATCGTCGTCGGAGCCGGCGAGTTACGCTCTGCTTCCTGA
- the flgG gene encoding flagellar basal-body rod protein FlgG, whose product MIRALYTAASGMMAQETNLDNVANNLANSSTAGFRRRRIQFEDLIYQTLVMPGAAASQQTTLVAGLQVGLGTRTAASEVIQLQGDFSQTGNPLDLTIQGQGFFQVLLPDGQTAYTRAGSFHLDAQGNLVTQDGNAVQPSITIPPGATSVTVAQDGTISVTLTGQTAAQQVGSLQLALFNNPGGLNSTGSNLFLATTASGDPIVGTAGGSEGLGTIQQGMLEQSNVSVVDEFVQMIVAQRSYEANSRVVNAADQMLQDINSLGR is encoded by the coding sequence ATGATTCGCGCGCTTTATACCGCCGCCAGTGGCATGATGGCCCAGGAAACCAACCTCGACAACGTCGCCAACAACCTGGCGAACTCGAGCACCGCCGGTTTCCGCCGGCGGCGCATTCAGTTCGAAGATCTGATTTATCAGACTCTGGTCATGCCTGGCGCGGCGGCGTCGCAGCAAACCACCCTGGTGGCCGGACTGCAAGTCGGCCTGGGCACGCGCACCGCCGCGTCCGAGGTCATTCAGTTGCAGGGCGACTTCAGTCAGACAGGAAATCCGCTCGACCTGACCATTCAAGGGCAGGGATTTTTTCAAGTCCTTCTCCCCGATGGACAAACCGCCTACACGCGCGCCGGCAGTTTTCACCTGGATGCCCAAGGCAATCTGGTTACCCAGGATGGCAATGCGGTGCAGCCGTCGATCACCATCCCTCCCGGCGCAACATCGGTGACCGTCGCCCAGGATGGAACCATCAGCGTGACCTTGACCGGCCAAACCGCCGCCCAGCAGGTGGGATCGCTGCAACTGGCTCTGTTCAACAATCCTGGAGGCCTCAACAGTACCGGCAGCAACCTTTTTCTGGCTACTACGGCTTCCGGCGATCCCATCGTCGGAACCGCGGGGGGCAGCGAGGGGCTGGGAACCATTCAACAGGGAATGCTCGAGCAATCCAACGTCAGCGTGGTCGATGAGTTTGTTCAGATGATCGTCGCGCAGCGCTCCTATGAAGCCAATTCGCGTGTAGTCAACGCAGCCGATCAGATGTTGCAGGACATCAACTCGCTCGGGCGGTAG
- a CDS encoding flagellar hook-basal body protein: MDSGYYAACAGLAAQTQALELVANNLANLGTAGYRGQQATFRSLMAGGGPVAWNPLNAAVNDFGVLGASRVDRTSGSLAATGNPLDLAVAGAGFFAIQSAQGIVYTRNGGFHATPTGQLMTAQGDAVLGEQGPIILPNGAVAVSADGTVSVDGNVVATLRLAEFAPDTSLTALGNALYAAPPGSALAPASSSVRQGMIENSNVSAVEGAVELIVIQRNAEMMQRALTLFDSQLNQTAAQDLPRVS; encoded by the coding sequence ATGGACAGTGGCTACTATGCAGCTTGCGCCGGACTCGCCGCTCAGACTCAGGCGCTTGAATTAGTCGCGAATAATCTGGCCAATCTCGGCACCGCCGGCTATCGCGGCCAGCAGGCAACCTTCCGCTCGCTGATGGCCGGTGGCGGACCGGTGGCGTGGAATCCGCTGAATGCCGCGGTCAACGACTTCGGTGTGCTCGGGGCCAGCCGGGTGGATCGCACTTCGGGAAGTCTGGCCGCCACCGGCAATCCGCTCGACTTGGCGGTCGCAGGCGCTGGTTTTTTCGCCATCCAGTCGGCGCAAGGAATTGTCTACACCCGCAATGGCGGGTTTCACGCTACTCCCACGGGACAGTTGATGACAGCCCAGGGAGACGCCGTCCTGGGCGAGCAAGGGCCGATTATTCTCCCGAACGGCGCCGTCGCGGTCAGCGCGGACGGAACGGTTTCGGTCGATGGCAACGTAGTCGCCACCTTGCGCCTCGCCGAGTTTGCGCCAGATACCAGCCTGACGGCGCTTGGCAACGCTCTCTACGCAGCGCCTCCAGGTTCGGCTTTGGCGCCAGCGTCTTCCTCGGTTCGCCAAGGCATGATTGAGAATTCCAACGTCAGCGCAGTCGAGGGTGCGGTCGAGTTGATCGTCATTCAGCGCAACGCCGAAATGATGCAGCGGGCGCTGACCTTATTCGACAGCCAGCTCAATCAGACCGCGGCGCAGGATTTGCCGCGCGTCAGCTGA
- a CDS encoding chemotaxis protein CheX yields MNPPRPALPTSARHEYWLPTLELAAKEVFDLMLACPLHSTTESLFEDAFEIASIVGLAGELCGILSLRCSSKSAARMASQMLGIDAEQAGPEMWDAVGEICNMVAGNFKNKIAGLGDGCMLSVPTVITGAEYRFHSMVSEQVRAVLLFEGEPIVFSLEIHS; encoded by the coding sequence GTGAACCCACCTCGTCCGGCTCTGCCCACCAGTGCGCGACATGAGTACTGGCTTCCGACTCTCGAACTCGCCGCGAAGGAAGTCTTCGACCTGATGCTGGCCTGCCCGCTTCACAGCACGACTGAATCACTTTTCGAGGATGCCTTTGAAATTGCGTCCATAGTGGGATTGGCGGGAGAATTGTGCGGCATCTTGAGTCTGCGGTGCAGTTCAAAATCGGCCGCGCGCATGGCCTCCCAGATGCTCGGCATCGATGCCGAGCAAGCCGGACCGGAAATGTGGGATGCCGTCGGCGAGATCTGCAACATGGTGGCGGGAAACTTCAAAAACAAGATTGCCGGCTTGGGCGATGGCTGCATGTTGTCGGTTCCCACCGTAATCACGGGCGCAGAATACCGCTTTCATTCCATGGTCAGCGAACAAGTACGCGCTGTCCTGTTGTTTGAAGGAGAGCCGATCGTGTTCTCGCTTGAGATTCACAGCTAG
- a CDS encoding response regulator, with amino-acid sequence MASICALIVDDSSVMRKIVERSLRQAGLNLSEVVEASNGAEALAAVQKHKVDLILCDINMPVMDGLEFVKQLSGLDIAKPIPVVMITTEGSEGHVVQALAAGARGYIRKPFTPDQVKEHVLPVLQARP; translated from the coding sequence ATGGCCAGTATTTGCGCTCTCATCGTGGACGATTCCTCAGTAATGCGAAAAATTGTGGAACGGTCACTCCGCCAGGCGGGGCTGAACCTGTCCGAGGTAGTCGAGGCCAGTAATGGCGCCGAAGCGCTTGCCGCCGTGCAGAAGCACAAAGTCGACCTTATTCTTTGCGACATTAACATGCCTGTGATGGATGGCCTCGAGTTCGTCAAACAACTGTCCGGCCTCGATATTGCCAAGCCGATTCCAGTGGTGATGATCACGACCGAGGGCAGCGAAGGACACGTCGTGCAGGCGCTCGCGGCCGGGGCTCGCGGATACATTCGCAAGCCCTTTACCCCGGACCAGGTCAAAGAACACGTGCTTCCCGTCTTGCAGGCAAGACCGTGA
- a CDS encoding DinB family protein gives MKKNQKHSLTHDQIVRLHLLELLEGGGAHARLEDAIKELPPKLRGAKPENFPHSPWMVLEHLRIAQWDILEFSRNEKHASPKWPDDYWPKTEVPPTAAAWNKSVQQFRRDLKAMQKLVANPKTDLYARIPWGDGQTILREALLMADHNAYHVAQLVDVRRMLGAWKG, from the coding sequence ATGAAGAAGAATCAGAAGCATTCGTTGACTCACGACCAAATTGTGCGGCTGCATCTTCTGGAGCTGCTTGAGGGTGGAGGAGCGCATGCCAGGTTAGAGGATGCGATCAAGGAATTGCCGCCGAAGTTGCGCGGAGCAAAGCCGGAGAATTTTCCGCATTCGCCGTGGATGGTGCTGGAGCACTTGCGGATCGCGCAGTGGGACATTCTGGAGTTCAGCCGCAATGAGAAGCACGCTTCTCCGAAATGGCCTGACGATTATTGGCCGAAGACGGAGGTTCCGCCGACCGCCGCGGCGTGGAATAAAAGTGTGCAGCAGTTTCGGCGTGATTTGAAAGCAATGCAGAAGCTGGTCGCGAATCCGAAGACCGATTTGTACGCACGGATTCCTTGGGGAGATGGGCAGACGATTTTGCGGGAGGCGCTGCTGATGGCCGATCACAACGCGTATCACGTGGCGCAGCTAGTGGATGTGCGGCGGATGCTGGGAGCCTGGAAGGGGTAA
- a CDS encoding energy transducer TonB, with protein MRRWIAIALLAFSSSAAVLSQGQAEENARKVAERIAPVYPELARKLSLSGTVKLRVTVTPDGNAKSAQVLGGNPVLAKAAQDSVMRWKWAPAARESQENVELRFH; from the coding sequence ATGCGACGCTGGATTGCGATTGCCCTTCTTGCCTTCAGTTCGTCGGCCGCCGTTCTGTCGCAAGGTCAGGCAGAAGAGAACGCCCGCAAAGTGGCGGAGCGCATTGCGCCGGTCTATCCTGAGTTGGCGCGCAAGTTAAGTCTGAGCGGGACGGTGAAGCTGCGCGTGACCGTGACTCCTGACGGCAACGCCAAGAGTGCTCAGGTATTGGGAGGGAATCCCGTGCTGGCCAAAGCGGCGCAGGATTCGGTGATGCGCTGGAAGTGGGCGCCCGCGGCGCGCGAGTCCCAGGAAAATGTCGAGCTACGATTTCATTAG
- a CDS encoding DUF2911 domain-containing protein yields MAATLVWRAVLVSILWTTFLGTPRLAAQSGATANSTAACNLDDGRQVQLRYNAASYKEKPPNGRPWSPGGVPMTLFTEAPLTLGSSVIPLGAYTVYPIPAKDHWTLVVNKNVTAGAAYDEKQDIARAQMDTAQVEQPAAALEVAFAHVGSRCTLRIYMGKSASFVDFIAK; encoded by the coding sequence ATGGCGGCGACACTCGTCTGGAGAGCTGTACTCGTATCGATATTGTGGACAACATTCCTGGGCACGCCCCGGCTGGCCGCGCAATCGGGCGCGACGGCGAATTCGACGGCAGCGTGCAATCTGGACGATGGACGGCAGGTGCAGTTGCGTTACAACGCGGCCTCGTACAAAGAGAAACCTCCAAACGGCAGGCCCTGGAGTCCGGGCGGCGTGCCTATGACCTTGTTCACGGAGGCCCCGCTGACGTTGGGGAGTTCGGTGATTCCGCTGGGCGCCTACACAGTGTATCCGATTCCGGCGAAAGATCACTGGACCCTGGTAGTGAACAAGAATGTCACTGCGGGCGCGGCCTATGACGAGAAGCAGGACATTGCGCGCGCGCAGATGGACACGGCGCAGGTCGAGCAACCGGCGGCGGCGCTGGAAGTGGCATTTGCGCACGTCGGGTCCCGGTGCACGTTGCGGATCTATATGGGCAAGTCCGCGTCGTTCGTGGACTTCATAGCGAAGTAA
- a CDS encoding R3H domain-containing nucleic acid-binding protein has translation MSIPDKIAAAKKINEFLQAVVTHGGLRLKYRIIVDPPLPENRDWEKPEILVDFSGPDSTLLLDRGGELLRALELLGLEMLRLPSGEHEKICFDCQNQRSLRIQELRAAATVAAEKVRRTGTPYEFSPMSSRERRIVHLALRDESDLRTESEGEGMRRCLVVYPKDYNAADRPAPRTMP, from the coding sequence ATGTCTATTCCCGACAAGATCGCTGCCGCTAAGAAGATCAACGAATTTTTGCAGGCCGTGGTTACGCACGGTGGACTCCGGTTGAAGTACCGGATTATTGTCGATCCGCCGCTGCCGGAGAACCGCGACTGGGAGAAGCCGGAGATTCTCGTCGATTTTTCCGGGCCGGATTCGACGCTGCTGCTGGATCGCGGCGGAGAGTTGCTGCGGGCGCTTGAGTTGCTCGGGTTGGAAATGCTGCGGCTGCCTTCGGGCGAGCACGAGAAAATTTGTTTCGACTGCCAGAACCAGCGGTCGCTGCGGATTCAGGAGCTTCGTGCGGCTGCAACGGTGGCGGCCGAGAAAGTTCGGCGGACGGGAACGCCGTATGAGTTTAGTCCGATGTCGTCGCGGGAGCGGAGAATCGTGCATCTGGCGCTGCGCGATGAATCTGACCTGCGCACCGAGAGCGAAGGCGAGGGGATGCGGCGGTGTTTGGTGGTCTATCCCAAGGATTACAACGCGGCGGACAGGCCGGCGCCCAGAACCATGCCTTAG